TAACTCCACTGCTTTGTGGAGGAGTAACTATAATTAAATGGTAACTTTCGCTAATGGTAAGCTGAGAAAATATTTGTTCATTAATGAACGAGTGAAGAAATTTATTTAAAGCCGAACAGAGCTTTCAGGTAAAACCAGTAAAAGGGTATGTACAGGATATGTTGGAACACGTCGTTGGCTATGTTAGGCAGGTTTCACATGGATAAAGTGCTGGGCAGCAGTTTTTTTGATGATTACACGTGTGCGAAACTATTTACATGCATGGcatctgtgtgtatttgtcgTGACATTTTCCAGTGTCAGGGCTTTAATTCACACTCAGTCACCACAACTGAAGTCCTCCTTGACATTTACATCTCAGCACAAAAGTCAGACATGCACGTTTTTGTGTCATGACTGCtccagagaatttttttttttttatatatatattcttgATCTTATTTACAGTTTATTGCAGAATCGTCAAAAAGTGTCCAAATGAAGAATCCCATGCAAACTCCGACAATCCCCGAGCCACAGTTTGCTCTTGAAAAGTCCATGTTGCCGATCTGAAAGTACatcacagctggaggaaaaggGCAGGACGTCCCGTGTCCGTCCGGTCAGAAGGCGCAGGCGCAGACCACGGCCACCACCACGATGTTGCCGATGGTCGCCAGCACCGCAATCCACAACCAGATGGTGTCGCTGGACACCTTCCCATCATCCTCTGCTTCTGAGGGCCGCGAGTAGCCGGCGTTGAGGTTGGACGTGGACGTCTGCAGGGACGTGTTGCCGTTGTACGGAGAATCCATGAAGGCCCCGCTGACGGCCGGGAAATGCTGCCAGGAGAGGGAACAAGTGGGAAAGGACAGTTTAGATTTACAGAAGATTCACTTCAGGTGGTAAAAACGGATGAAGTTTATGTTGATATTAAAGGAAAATATGACATTTAGAATCAATACTGATTTAATATATACTCATAGTTACATTGTGTAATTTGATTGAGGGTGGCAGTGGTGagatttcagggtttttttctgttcttaaACTAAAAACACTGGCAGCGACTCACTTTGTCAGCTTTATACAAGTTGCTGTATAGTGGATGTGGTCGAGGCGAGCTGCCTCAGTCGTTAATATTTACCTCTTTTCTGCTTCTTTATTCAAATTAGTTTACATACAAATCACAGCTTACATTGGGCATGAGTGTATTCTAAACCGATCAATAGTcaatcacagggaaaacagacACATTGACACCgacgcatgtttttggactgtgagaatAAAGCAGCGCCCCACCATGCTGAGGGACactatgcaaactccacactccacttTCACAGTGAGACAAAGGACCAgttctttttcaatgttttttttttttcattagaatAATTACAGGCTGCACctttaaggaaaaaaacccagggTGGGTGAGAAGTTCGATTCAATTCCTGTTaatagaaaaacaaggaaatttGCTCTGAACACTGGAAGATAagcattgatttttgttttaatgtgaaacTTTTAGTCATTTTATGCACACCGGTTCATTATATGACATTTTCTGATTTATTACACACTATGAAATATCCACCAAACGTTTTTACATGGGCAAATAATGAGCAGAAGCATCTTGATGTGCCTGCAGGACAGCAGAcgataaaacactgaaacactgaaaggtGATCagcgtgatgaaaatgttttctcgGGTTGTTGTTGGAAGTTCACCACTTGAGTCTTGAAGACATGTGTGGTCTCAAAAGGCCAAAACTGAGATGTGTTCAGCCTTGGCTGAATGAAACAATAAGGAAAGGCTTGGCTGGACAATAACATGTTGTACTCAGGATATTAACCCCCCAGCTGTGCCTGGTCTCAGGACAGCTGTACTGGACGGTGAGGAGAGAGCGACCTCTCAGAGGGATTAATTCTCAGACGGATTAGCAAAATCTGTCAcatgcttcactttttttttttttttttttttttttaagaaagaaaaaaaaatctacagagATTCAGAGActaagagaagagagaaaaacaaatgaggcAGATAATGAAGCATGATGATAATGAAGCGATGCACTAAAATATCCTCACATGTAAATGAACCCACAGCAACACACAACGCAGCCGTCTTCAGTTCAGCTGCTCTTTGTTCTGGAAGTGTGACGCCTGCACCGCCGGCGCGGAAGCGCAGCTTTCAAACAAAGGTGAGCAAACTTAATCTACTGTAACTTTTCACACTGCCTTACTGACGCACCGCcgcgacaaaaaaaaaaaaaaaaaaagacacagacGGCGAGCTGCCAGGCCGTcttccacactcacacaccgcgCAGCACCGTGATACAAACGGACAGCTCAGTGGCCATTAATAATTCCAGCTTTCACCCTGACAGCTGAAAGGTTCAAGTGAGTCTGACCCTTTGACTAGAGGGCGTTTCAGCGCCGCTCTGGGTTTACCCAACTGCATCACTTTTACCCTTGATAGGCAAAAAAAACTCACGTTTGAGAATGCTGGCTTACATCCTCCTCTGCCAGGTGACATTTGTTGCGATCATCTTTtttgtaaaatataaaaatgccttttcttttatttgcttttacgGCAATGAAATGTGCAGTGAGTGAGTTGATCAGcccctttttttcaataactttTCTTTCGTATTATATATGTATTTCTTACAATTATATGATGTTTTTTGCCGAATTTGTTTGTGAATTGAGATATCATAGCCTAGGAGAAAAGTGCATGCCAAATCCTGTAAACAGCAACAGGACAGGAGTATAAAAGTAAATCAAACATTAAAGTTTTAcccaaacttaaaaaaaaaaaacactaaatataTGCATTTCCTGTGTTATGTGTATTACCTAACCATACGaatgtctgtttctttttcttacgAAATGCATACAACAGCTGACTGATGTCCCAGAGATGTTTCAAATGTGGAGCGAAATACTGTATTTTGATATTGAAGCACAGGAGGGTGTAAAATTCAATAAATAGTCTTCATTTTGTTAGAGAACAGTATTGATGTTTCTCAGACATCAAGTTGGCTTCAAACCGTCTCTCTCATGCTCTTTCAGTGTCCTCGTCTTCCCCCGTCTCTACAGCCCATCTGCAGATGTGCCTTCAGGACAGATTCTCACTCAGAAACCTCTCGCAGTGAGGAGAGAGTAAAACCCAAAGTGTTTAACTCTGAGTCACTGAGTATTACAGGGGAAAACCATTACAACGTTCCTGGTGCCCAAGCTCAGTTCGCTCGTATTATACCGTCTCTACAGGGAGGGGGCGAGTCCGTTGATCACTTTagaataatttgaaaaaaaaaaaaaaaaaaaaaaaatccattgacCTTGTTGAGTGGCCTACTTTGAGGGAAGGTTCAGCGGGAAGTCATATGGAGCATAACATCAGGTCACCTGACACCTCATGGTTGAGTGGAGGTGATGGAAGATTTCTGCATGTagcaaacatctgcttcttcaGACTGACTTCACACCAGCGCCAGCTCACATGTTTTTCAGAGGTTTTTACAGATATGACGACGAACCGGCATTCCCTGCACGTACAGTTTGCCTCattgagctaaaaaaaaaaaaaagaatgatgaCTTCCTACAGATATAAACAATTGCGAATAAAACATCAGATACATTATTGTAGCAGTGTAACCTGTAAAAgcacagcaaaataaaaaaaaaacgagaagtGAAGTGA
The sequence above is a segment of the Salarias fasciatus chromosome 14, fSalaFa1.1, whole genome shotgun sequence genome. Coding sequences within it:
- the LOC115401006 gene encoding uncharacterized protein C14orf132; its protein translation is MELSLMSAQHFPAVSGAFMDSPYNGNTSLQTSTSNLNAGYSRPSEAEDDGKVSSDTIWLWIAVLATIGNIVVVAVVCACAF